A genomic window from Salvia hispanica cultivar TCC Black 2014 chromosome 5, UniMelb_Shisp_WGS_1.0, whole genome shotgun sequence includes:
- the LOC125186315 gene encoding elongation factor 1-alpha-like: MGKEKTHINIVVIGHVDSGKSTTTGHLIYKLGGIDKRVIERFEKEAAEMNKRSFKYAWVLDKLKAERERGITIDIALWKFETTKYYCTVIDAPGHRDFIKNMITGTSQADCAVLIIDSTTGGFEAGISKDGQTREHALLAFTLGVKQMICCCNKMDATTPKYSKARFDEIIKEVASYLKKVGYNPEKIPFVPISGFEGDNMIERSTNLDWYKGPTLLEALDQILEPKRPSDKPLRLPLQDVYKIGGIGTVPVGRVETGVIKPGMVVTFAPSGLTTEVKSVEMHHEALQEALPGDNVGFNVKNVAVKDLKRGYVASNSKDDPAKEAANFTSQVIIMNHPGQIGNGYAPVLDCHTSHIAVKFAEILTKIDRRSGKELEKEPKFLKNGDAGMIKMVPTKPMVVETFSAYPPLGRFAVRDMRQTVAVGVIKSVEKKDPTGAKVTKAAVKKGAK, translated from the exons ATGGGTAAAGAGAAGACTCACATCAACATTGTGGTCATTGGCCACGTCGACTCTGGAAAGTCCACCACCACTGGTCACTTGATCTACAAGCTTGGTGGTATTGACAAGCGTGTGATCGAGAGGTTCGAGAAGGAGGCTGCTGAGATGAACAAGAGGTCATTCAAGTATGCGTGGGTGCTCGACAAACTCAAGGCTGAGCGTGAACGTGGTATCACCATTGATATTGCCTTGTGGAAGTTTGAGACCACCAAGTACTACTGCACTGTTATTGATGCCCCCGGACATCGTGACTTTATCAAGAACATGATTACGGGTACCTCACAGGCCGACTGTGCTGTCCTCATCATTGACTCCACCACTGGTGGTTTTGAGGCAGGTATCTCCAAGGATGGGCAGACCCGTGAGCATGCATTGCTTGCTTTCACTCTTGGAGTGAAGCAAATGATTTGCTGCTGTAACAAG ATGGATGCCACCACACCTAAATACTCCAAGGCTAGGTTTGATGAGATCATTAAGGAAGTTGCCTCCTACCTCAAGAAGGTTGGATACAATCCCGAGAAGATCCCATTCGTTCCTATTTCTGGGTTTGAGGGAGATAACATGATTGAGAGGTCCACCAACCTTGACTGGTACAAGGGCCCAACCCTTCTTGAGGCACTTGACCAGATCTTGGAGCCCAAGAGACCATCAGACAAGCCTCTCCGTCTCCCACTTCAGGATGTTTACAAGATTGGTGGTATTGGTACGGTGCCTGTGGGTCGTGTTGAGACTGGTGTTATCAAGCCTGGTATGGTTGTCACCTTTGCCCCATCTGGTTTGACAACTGAAGTCAAGTCAGTTGAGATGCACCACGAGGCCTTGCAAGAGGCTCTTCCTGGTGACAATGTGGGGTTCAACGTGAAGAACGTTGCAGTCAAGGACTTGAAGCGTGGGTATGTTGCCTCCAACTCCAAGGATGATCCTGCCAAGGAAGCTGCCAACTTCACCTCCCAGGTCATCATCATGAACCACCCGGGACAGATTGGCAATGGATATGCCCCAGTGCTCGATTGCCACACCTCTCACATTGCAGTGAAGTTTGCTGAGATCTTGACCAAGATTGACAGGCGATCTGGTAAGGAACTGGAGAAGGAGCCCAAGTTCCTGAAGAATGGTGATGCTGGTATGATTAAGATGGTTCCGACTAAACCCATGGTGGTGGAAACTTTCTCAGCGTACCCTCCTCTTGGACGATTTGCTGTCCGTGACATGCGACAGACTGTTGCTGTTGGTGTCATCAAGAGCGTTGAGAAGAAGGACCCAACTGGTGCCAAGGTTACCAAGGCTGCTGTCAAGAAGGGAGCAAAGTGA
- the LOC125186979 gene encoding exonuclease V, chloroplastic — protein MTTNSSSSPTTADSAAKIPIDIISEEEMALIEAALAAAAATAMPASHLHRNSKSLRSITLLSKRGICACTSTGPSDIEDSGRACGSSPQKNKRNVVLESFLNRFRKGRGLSVSDLTGTEWCEKQTEFILLFGKPKRTKAMKAGSARHVVLEEEVIKRVKVQVESAEDAWALKFMNFIVGSNQLLFDGLTRELPLVGFVEGVWMVGIIDELRMPVSESTKFPVLVDTKTRVRPTLPGEPQKRNGRFQLMCYKYMWDSLVADEFPTKKFFDFFSLNPNHILSPEIRDNTTKSGFPSETLSDVVRYFGNSCRSLPMAHDQLLLRYELQEDHSLLGEDEFVYDPDLVKDQIKSCLEFWLGKREASYPPMEELWKCKFCKFASVCPINSDPDDSPIKKGEDIPSPDLTPK, from the exons ATGACCACCAACTCCTCTTCCTCTCCCACCACCGCCGATTCCGCTGCCAAAATCCCCATCGACATCATCAGCGAAGAGGAAATGGCTCTCATCGAAGCTGCCctggccgccgccgccgccaccgccatGCCTGCTTCTCACCTCCACAGAAATTCGAAATCACTCCGCTCCATCACTCTCTTGTCCAAGCGCGGAATATGCGCTTGCACGTCTACCGGCCCGTCCGACATCGAGGATTCGGGCCGGGCCTGCGGGTCCAGTCCTCAGAAGAATAAGAGGAACGTAGTGCTTGAGTCATTTCTGAATCGATTCCGAAAGGGCAGAGGCTTGTCCGTCTCCGATCTTACCGGCACG GAATGGTGTGAAAAGCAGACGGAGTTTATTCTACTCTTTGGTAAACCAAAAAGGACGAAAGCTATGAAAGCAGGTAGTGCGCGGCATGTAGTACTTGAAGAAGAG GTAATTAAAAGGGTGAAAGTTCAGGTTGAAAGTGCTGAAGATGCGTGGGCTcttaaatttatgaatttcatTGTCGGTAGCAATCAACTATTGTTTGATGGATTAACGCGCGAGTTACCTTT AGTAGGCTTTGTAGAAGGTGTATGGATGGTGGGGATAATTGATGAACTTCGGATGCCTGTATCCGAGTCCACAAAATTTCCAGTATTAGTTGACACCAAAACTCGTGTCCGGCCGACCCTACCAGGCGAAccacaaaaaagaaatggaag GTTTCAACTTATGTGCTACAAGTATATGTGGGACAGTTTAGTTGCAGACGAGTTTCCCACCAAAAAGTTCTTTGATTTCTTTTCATTGAATCccaatcatattttatctccAGAAATTAGAGATAATACAACCAAATCAGGCTTTCCGTCAGAG ACTCTGAGTGATGTGGTACGGTATTTTGGAAATAGTTGTAGATCGCTGCCTATGGCTCATGACCAGCTATTGTTGAG GTACGAGTTACAGGAGGATCATTCCTTATTAGGGGAAGATGAATTCGTGTATGACCCTGATTTGGTCAAAGATCAAATCAAGTCATGTCTCGAGTTTTGGCTGGGCAAGAGAGAAGCCAGTTACCCTCCGATGGAGGAGCTCTGGAAGTGCAAGTTCTGCAAGTTCGCCTCCGTATGTCCAATTAACTCGGACCCAGACGATTCTCCAATTAAAAAGGGCGAAGACATTCCTTCGCCCGACCTGACACCTAAGTAA
- the LOC125187296 gene encoding adenylate kinase isoenzyme 6 homolog: protein MAQNGGARTKRERPNILITGTPGTGKTTTSAALAEAANLRHINVGDLVKEKSLHDGWDDEFECYLLNEDLVCDELEDVMEQGGIIVDHHGCDFFPERWFDRVVVLQTDNSVLYDRLAKRGYTGKKLSNNVECEIFQVLLEEAKDSYSEDIVVALRSDCVEDIDRNVSTITDWVRNWSSLP, encoded by the exons ATGGCACAGAATGGCGGCGCTAGGACGAAACGAGAGAGGCCAAACATACTCATAACTGGCACGCCGGGGACTGGCAAAACGACGACGTCGGCGGCCCTCGCCGAGGCTGCCAATCTCCGCCACATCAACGTTGGTGATTTGGTCAAGGAGAAGAGTCTCCACGACGGCTGGGACGACGAGTTCGAGTGCTATCTCCTCAACGAAGACCTC GTATGTGATGAACTTGAAGATGTGATGGAACAAGGTGGAATCATTGTAGATCACCATGGTTGCGACTTCTTTCCTGAACGTTGGTTTGATCGTGTAGTGGTGCTTCAAACTGATAATTCCGTGTTGTATGATCGGCTAGCTAAGAG GGGCTATACAGGGAAAAAACTCTCAAACAACGTTGAGTGTGAGATCTTTCAGGTTCTGTTGGAGGAGGCCAAAGACAGTTATTCAGAAGATATTGTGGTGGCACTTAGGAGTGACTGCGTCGAAGATATAGATAGAAATGTTTCTACTATAACCGATTGGGTAAGAAATTGGAGCTCCTTACCTTGA
- the LOC125190741 gene encoding ATP synthase subunit d, mitochondrial, whose product MSGPGKKVADVAFKAGKAIDWEGMAKLLVSEEARREFFTLRRAFDEVNTQLQTKFSQEPEPVDWEYYRKGIGSRLVDMYKQAYDEVQIPKYVDNVTPQYKPKFDALLVELKEAEQLSLKESERLEKEVAEVQDLKKRLSTMTADEYFEKHPELKKKFDDEIRNDYWGY is encoded by the exons ATGAGTGGACCGGGGAAGAAGGTTGCCGACGTTGCCTTCAAGGCCGGGAAGGCTATCGATTGGGAAGGGATGGCGAAGCTGCTGGTCTCCGAGGAGGCTCGCCGCGAGTTCTTCACTCTCCGCCGCGCTTTCGACGAGGTCAACACCCAGCTCCAGACCAAATTCAGCCAG GAACCAGAGCCTGTTGACTGGGAGTACTACAGAAAAGGGATTGGATCTCGTTTGGTCGATATGTACAAGCAAGCCTATGATG AAGTTCAAATTCCTAAGTATGTCGACAATGTCACACCTCAGTACAAACCTAAGTTCGATGCTCTG CTGGTAGAATTGAAAGAAGCTGAGCAGTTGTCACTGAAGGAGTCTGAAAGATTAGAAAAAGAAGTTGCAGAAGTCCAAGATCTGAAG AAACGTCTTAGCACCATGACAGCAGATGAATACTTTGAAAAGCACCCCGAACTCAAGAAGAAGTTTGATGATGAGATTCGGAACGACTACTGGGGATATTAG
- the LOC125186952 gene encoding shewanella-like protein phosphatase 2, with amino-acid sequence MDCAAVPSLISDFVNTFVDFSVSGGIFLPPEPESVKNSTGPLRTVFPQPARLVAVGDIHGDLPKAKSALRLAGLIGADDRWSGAAATVVQVGDIFDRGGDEIKLLYFFERLRREAAKSGGTVITMNGNHEIMNVDADFRFVARQGVKEFEDWGFWQCVGNGMKRMCLGIGSDLVFRDLLDGVPDEIPGIPPEYLNGIRVRIAALRPNGLISSRFLSKNQTVVVVGDSVFAHGGLLEKHVVYGLERLNEEVRDWIRGLSEKVENRLVRGADSVVWLRSFSNKLVKDGDCSILEHVLETIPGARRMIMGHTIQEDGISSACGGRAIRVDVGMSKLCGDRFPEVLEIDEKSELKVLTSNPLYIKRQYDAIPKDGLGSLIPDQRPRQVEVNA; translated from the coding sequence ATGGATTGCGCAGCCGTTCCGTCTCTCATCTCCGATTTCGTGAACACATTCGTCGATTTCTCCGTCAGCGGCGGCATTTTCCTGCCTCCGGAACCGGAATCGGTTAAAAACTCCACCGGTCCGCTGCGAACCGTGTTTCCTCAGCCCGCCCGCCTCGTCGCCGTTGGAGACATCCACGGCGATCTCCCCAAGGCTAAATCGGCCCTGAGGCTCGCCGGCTTGATCGGAGCGGACGACCGATGGTCTGGCGCCGCCGCCACCGTTGTCCAAGTAGGCGACATATTCGACCGCGGCGGCGACGAGATTAAGCTGCTTTATTTCTTCGAGAGATTACGGAGGGAGGCGGCCAAGTCCGGCGGCACGGTCATCACGATGAACGGGAACCACGAAATCATGAACGTCGACGCGGATTTCCGGTTCGTGGCGCGGCAGGGGGTTAAGGAGTTCGAAGATTGGGGGTTTTGGCAATGTGTTGGTAATGGTATGAAGAGAATGTGTTTAGGGATTGGTAGCGATCTCGTGTTTAGGGATTTGCTTGACGGCGTGCCGGATGAGATCCCTGGGATTCCGCCGGAGTATTTGAACGGAATTAGGGTTCGGATTGCTGCTCTGCGCCCTAATGGATTGATCTCGAGTAGATTTCTGTCGAAGAATCAGActgtggtggtggtgggggaCTCGGTGTTTGCTCACGGTGGCTTGTTGGAGAAGCACGTGGTTTACGGACTGGAGCGGCTGAATGAGGAGGTGAGGGATTGGATTCGTGGATTGAGCGAGAAGGTGGAGAACCGGCTGGTGAGGGGGGCGGACTCGGTTGTTTGGTTGAGGAGCTTCTCGAACAAGCTAGTGAAGGACGGGGATTGTTCGATTCTGGAGCATGTGCTGGAGACTATCCCGGGGGCGAGGAGGATGATCATGGGGCACACGATTCAGGAAGATGGGATTAGCTCTGCCTGTGGCGGCCGTGCCATAAGAGTTGATGTGGGAATGTCTAAGCTGTGTGGTGACCGTTTTCCTGAGGTTTTGGAGATTGATGAGAAGTCAGAGCTCAAGGTCTTGACATCCAATCCTTTGTATATCAAACGGCAGTATGATGCGATTCCGAAAGATGGTTTAGGTTCTTTGATCCCTGATCAAAGACCAAGACAGGTTGAGGTGAATGCTTGA
- the LOC125190302 gene encoding LOB domain-containing protein 1-like, with protein MEGSDTINTSSSSSSSFQPQPQSLVISPCAACKILRRRCVDKCVLAPYFPPHDPIKFTTAHRVFGASNIIKFLQELPEEQREDAVSSMVYEAKARLRDPVYGCAGAICQLQKQVTELQEQLAIAHADILNMQSQHSNLMALIYMEMAQSTTAVDHTKTSFFVEDTNNLGLLLEPLWT; from the exons ATGGAGGGCAGCGACACCATCAAcacttcctcttcctcctcttcctcttttCAGCCTCAACCTCAATCCCTCGTCATCAGCCCTTGCGCCGCCTGCAAAATCCTGCGACGCCGCTGCGTCGATAAATGTGTTCTAGCGCCTTATTTCCCCCCGCACGATCCGATCAAATTCACCACCGCTCATCGCGTGTTCGGCGCCAGCAACATAATTAAGTTCTTGCAG GAACTCCCGGAGGAGCAGAGAGAGGACGCGGTGAGCAGCATGGTGTACGAGGCGAAGGCGAGGCTGAGGGACCCGGTGTATGGGTGCGCAGGGGCAATATGCCAGCTACAGAAGCAAGTGACCGAGCTTCAGGAGCAGCTAGCCATCGCACACGCTGACATTCTCAACATGCAATCTCAACACTCCAATCTAATGGCTCTCATCTATATGGAGATGGCACAATCCACCACCGCCGTCGACCACACCAAAACATCCTTCTTCGTCGAAGACACCAACAATCTGGGGCTCCTCTTGGAGCCCCTCTGGACATAA
- the LOC125188780 gene encoding tetraspanin-3-like, with amino-acid sequence MRTSNHLIGFLNFLTFLLSIPILGGGIWLSTRANNTDCVKFLQWPIIIIGVAIMVVSLAGFAGACYRNIFLMYLYLWAMFLIIAALIGFIVFAYAVTDKGSGQPVLNRAYLDYSLTDYSGTWLADRVTSPSYWSNIRSCIRDSHVCRNMARNFNGVPETADIFYTRKLTPIQSGCCKPPTSCGYVYMNETYWAPGAGLVGTDPDCLKWNYNDQEQLCYDCDSCKAGVLASLKKSWRKVSVINIVMLIILVIVYCVACAAFRHNKRIDNDEPYGETRMEKSRPSRIHF; translated from the exons atGAGAACGAGCAACCACCTGATCGGTTTCCTGAACTTCCTAACCTTCCTCCTGTCCATCCCCATCCTGGGCGGCGGCATCTGGCTGAGCACCCGCGCCAACAACACCGACTGCGTGAAATTCCTCCAGTGgcccatcatcatcatcggcGTCGCAATCATGGTCGTCTCCCTCGCCGGTTTCGCCGGCGCCTGCTACCGCAACATCTTCCTCATGTACCTCTACCTCTGGGCCATGTTCCTCATCATCGCCGCCCTCATCGGCTTCATCGTCTTCGCCTACGCCGTCACCGACAAGGGCTCCGGCCAGCCCGTCCTCAACCGCGCCTACCTCGACTACTCCCTCACCGACTACTCCGGCACCTGGCTCGCCGACCGCGTCACCAGCCCCTCCTACTGGTCCAACATCCGCTCCTGCATCAGAGACTCCCACGTTTGCCGCAACATGGCCAGGAACTTCAACGGCGTCCCTGAAACCGCCGACATCTTCTACACCAGAAAACTCACTCCTATTCAG TCTGGATGTTGCAAGCCTCCCACATCATGCGGCTACGTCTACATGAACGAGACGTATTGGGCGCCTGGAGCAGGGCTCGTGGGGACTGATCCGGATTGTTTGAAGTGGAACTACAACGACCAAGAGCAGCTCTGCTACGACTGCGACTCCTGCAAGGCTGGTGTGCTGGCAAGCTTGAAGAAGAGCTGGAGGAAGGTCTCTGTCATCAACATCGTCATGCTCATCATCCTCGTCATAGTGTACTGCGTCGCCTGTGCAGCCTTCAGACACAACAAGCGGATCGACAACGACGAGCCCTATGGGGAGACCCGGATGGAGAAGTCGCGGCCGAGCAGGATACACTTCTGA